The Apium graveolens cultivar Ventura chromosome 10, ASM990537v1, whole genome shotgun sequence nucleotide sequence agaaaagcAAGAAATTTTATGGAATGCAGCATCCCTGTCTCATTTTGATCCTCGTACAAATCAATGTGAACTTGAAGTTCAAAAGATTATCCACCTACAAGAAGTCGCAAATAAATTGCCTGATACATTTACTGATGTCAAGAATGTGACAAAGTCACATATACCAGCTGTTAATGTTCCTTGTAAAATTAAACTTCCTGAAGAAGATAATAAATTATGCTAGCAAATGAGTCTAAAGCACGCCAGAAGCGTGGTAGACCTATTGGATCCAAGGATAAAACTCCAAGAAAAACAAGGAAACTTGATAATGAAGTTGGTACATCAAATGACATCATAGAATTGATCACTGAAGAGACGTCTTCTAAGGATGATCAAACACCTGAAATTGTTGACAATGAAGAGATCTCGGTAAATTATGTCATTTCAGGAAAGAGGCGGAACAGAAAAGAAATTGTCATGGATGATATATTTGCATATGCAGCTGCACTTGACATTTCTGAGGAAATCGAGGATCATGAGCCTAGATCGATCTATGAATGTAAAAGAAGAAATGATTGGCCCAAGTGGAAAGAAGCTATCGAAGCCAAACTGAAATCACTTGAAAAACGCCAAGTTTTTGGACCTATTGTCCAAACGCCTGCATGTATAAAACCCGTTGGATATAGATGGGTATTTGTGCATAAAAGAAATGAGAaaaatgaaattgtgagataCAAGGCACGCCTTGTTGCTCAAGACTTCTCACAAAGACCGGGAATCGATTACGAAGAAACTTATTCCCCGGTAATGGATGCAACAACATTCAGATTTTTAATAAGTTTGTCAATTCTAGAAGGGCTCCGAATGAATTTAATGGATGTTGTGACTGCCTACTTATATGGGTCACTCGATAGTGATATTTACATGAAGATCCCTGATGGATTAAAAATGCTTGAAGCATATAGTTCAAGACCCCGAGAGATTTACTCAATTAAATTACAGCGATCATTATACGGATTGAAACAGTCGGGTCATATGTGGTACAATCGTCTCAGTGAATATCTTTTGAAAGATGGATACACTAATAATGTAATATGTCCATGTGTTTTTATTAAAAGGACAAAATTGGGGTTTACTATCATTGtagtatatgttgatgatttaaACATCATTGGAACCCCATATGAACTTCATGAAACGATTGAATATTTGAAAAGAGAGTTTGAAATGAAGGACTTGGGTAAAACAAAACTCTGCCTTGGTTTTCAAGTTGAACATTTATCGAAGGGAATTTTTGTCCACCAGTCTTCATATATTGAAAAGATTCTTAAAAGATTTATTATGGATAAGGCATATCCCGTGAGTACACCCATGGTTGTACGATCATTAGAAAAGAATAAGGAACCATTCTGCccaagagaaaagagagaagaacTTCTTGGTCATGAAGTACCATATCTTAGTGCCATTGGTGCACTAATGTATCTTGCCAATTATACACGTCCTGATATTGCATTTTCAGTTAACCTTTTGGCAAGACATAATTCTGCTCCAACTCGAAGACATTGGACTGGTGTGAAACAAATATTTAGATATCTTCGAGGAACAATGGATATGGGTTTATTTTATTCTAAAGACTCAAGAGTGGAATTAGTTGGTTATGCAGATGCAGGATATCGGTCGGATCCACACAAAGGAAGATCACAAACAGGTTATATATTCACATATGGCGAGACTGCAATATCTTGGCGATCTACAAAACAGACTCTTGCAGCAACTTCTTCGAATCATGCTGAGTTGTTAGCACTTCATGAAACAAGTCGAGAGTGTGTATGGTTAAGATCTCTAGTCCATCATATTCGAGAATCATATGGTCTTTCAGTTAATAAAGGAACCCCTACTATTCTTTTTGAAGATAATGAAACATGTATCACTCAGACCAAGGAAGGCTACATTAAAGGAGAtcgaacaaagcacattgatccAAAATTCTTCTTCACTCACAAACTTCAGCAGAGAGAAGATATTAATGTTTGTCAAATTCGCTCATGTAAAAATCCAGCAGATTTGTTTACAAAAACACTTCCAATATCTTCTTTTGGAAAGTTAGTACACAAGATTGGAATGCGCAAATTTCGAGACATCTTGTAGTTATGTTAAAATGAGGGGGAGACATCATTTTAAACTATGTACAACacatgtactctttttccttcactAGAGTTTTTTCCCACAGGGTTTTTCCTAGtaaaggttttaacgaggcatgATGTAAGTACGTGTCATCCAAGGGGGAGTGTTATGTATAGTTTGGATGACTCTTGTGTTTTCCCACCTTTTATATTCCTTCATTAATAGCCAAACTTTTGCCTTTTCACTATCTTTGTAACTTAATTTACAGGCCTATATATAGAGCCATTTGTGTAAGATTGAGAAACACAACAAAATGATAATACAATTCTTTCTTCTCCCTCTTTTTTATACTCTTTCAGCTAGTTATATTATAGTTATTTTCATAACATAAGCTAGATTTTGACGCCTACTTTCCCAGTCTTAATAATAGAGCATGATATGTATCTTCTTTCTTAAATTATAGTAACATGtaacaaatatttttttaagaaaataaaatttaaaagGCCGTACATTGCACAAAATATCAGTgttacagatttcggaaatcggaactattcggttgaggtaccaatttacgatttatcggatgatttttaaaaaatcggatcATTAATCAgcgatttatcggaaatcggttaaatcggacaaatatttttgaccgattttgagcgatttatcggcaatttttaaaaaatcggacGATTTCTATAACAGAGCAAAATAGAATTAACTATAATTCATTTAATGAATTATCGTGTGcctgaattttaaaaaaatatattattttaacgattttattactttatcggaagtaaaaaaaatattatgtaCATTGTGTTGATAGTGGTAAAAAcattattttatgaataatttaCTTCGTCATGAAACAAGTATTTAAGCAGccaaaattataataatatttgtATTATAAATTGCGGAAGAAATAAATACGCCTGGCCCGGACCATCCCCGCCCGATTAGGCAATGCATTGCAAACCTATATAAGCAGCAAGTACCTTGACAACTGGCAACGCAAACCCTATAAATACCCCCTCACAATTGAATTTACAAACGCAAACCTTATAAATACTCCATACTCCTCCTCACAATCAAATCTTACAAAGCTCCTGTTAGCTTTCAGATGGCTACTTCAATAGCAACAAGCGACGTGTACACACAAGTTATAGAAGATGTTATCAACAACGTTCGCAATGACTTTCTTAACAACGATGGTCCTGGCCATGCTGTTCTAATTCTCTAGCTCCAAGGAGTAATTAATTTACATTTATTACCCTCTTTCTTTGTTACTTTGCTTGATATTAAACTCGATGCGATATGATTGCACTTAATTAGTTAGTTAGGTTTGTTTATGTGTTTTTTTAGTTACGGGAAGCCAGGATGTTGCAAGCAGGAGATGGCGTAATTACTCATGGTTATGATCTTAATGTACCTTATGAGGAGTACCAAATCCCGACTGCTGATCTCTTATTTCCTCCGGTAATTTCTCTTTCGTTTCCAGCTCAGCCTTTAATGTGTGAAGGTCTATTGCAATGTCAATTAagttcatttttttttaaaaaaattaataatttatacGTACGGATTTTGTTTATGCTTTCTGTTATGTATTTGATACTGTTGCAGACTCCAATGCAAACACCGTTACCAGTTTCGGGTGAAACACCTTTGCCTGCAGGCACTACTCCCTTTGCACCTTCCAAGAATCTTTCTGAAAACGGTGTAGTTTCTGACATAAAACCTGGAAGACCTAGCCAATTCATGGTAGTTTTCTTTGAAATCACAACGATAGTTCTGCTTCTCATATTTATTAGTGAAGAAAGAACGTCATATATTTAGCTCTTCATACAAAGATATCAAAATTGAATCGTTTTATATTTAGCTAGCTTGTTGGACTTTGCTAACATGAGGGATGGAAGATGTATCTTAACTTATAAGGAGTGGTTTAGGAGACCGTTGGAGCACTATTTCACATCAAGTTCCTTAAATTTTTTCTTAGGACATGAGATAGATAGCCTGTTGGAAAAGTCATTTTGATATAAGTCTTTAGACTATAATTAGTTTGACAAGTAAAGTAGACAAAGCGTCGTTGTTATTGATATCATTATTATCTTGGTTCAACAAATCCGAATGAGGTTTTGTTTGGGGGCATTGCATGTTGTTATGACGAAAAGGCCAAGGCGTTGCATGACGTTATTTTCACTTTGCAAGTGCCTGTCTAAGCATCTAAGTCAACACTATGTAAGAACACTTCTGACAAACCTGATTGTGGAAAATGATCATTCAGCGGATACATATTGTTAACGTTAAATTAAGGTTAATAATGAAATTCAATGTCTTTAATCAGCAAAACAAAAGTCTCGCTCATTTATTTTCTATGACTTATACGTGTAGCATATGTACTGCCTGAAAAGAAATCACTACAAGAAATTcggctaaattcaaccgaatTTTTTGCTAAATTTGACCGATTTTGGTCAAAAATAGCTATTTTCGACCAACCAGTTGTTGGTCGAACAAAGGCTAGTCGAAAATAAGGGGTGCAGTCGAATTTTGCTAAATTCGACcgtactaaattcgaccgaataaATTCGACCAAATAAATTCGATcaactaaattcgaccgaaattGGTTGCAAAAACTCATCCCCAAATTTTTTTGACAAAATTTCAAAATTTCGTAAAAATTCAAAAATCCCGCCCACAAatactaaattcgaccaaatcTGGTCGTAATAAATTTTCTAAATTCGACTAAATCTTGTCGAAATAAGTttgctaaattcgaccaaatttGGTAGAATTTAGTAAGCGCCAGATTTTTAAAAAACAGCAGCAAAATTTAGCAGAATGTATTTTGTTGCtcaattttttttggaattttttactagattttccataatgtaatattataaaataataacgGACACAATAgtaatttttatttactaatattaaaattacataaatatGTAATATAGATTTTAAAATATAACAATTTATATCCTTTAGTAACATAAtgaaaatcaaatattataaaattaactcacccaaatgataaataaatatgaaaaaaaataaaaataaacttaaatTGGTTCACATACATGAACTAATTAATAAAGTCTTATTTTACTTCTAATTTTTCGGAAATGAATTTGTCGGAGGTGATGGCATAAACTTTCGTCGGAGGTGATGGAGTCGAACTCGCCGGAATTGTTGTGAAATGGTGAACTCGCCGGAATTGTTATGAAATGGTGAACTCGCCGGAATTGGTGTGAATCGAATGAATTCACCGGAATTGGTTTATATTAATTTGCCATTTGGAGAAATATAATTAGAGGAGATTTAGTATGAGAgatgtgtgtgtatgtatatatatattatttggaATATACAAAATATGGATGAGTGTGTATGTAGTTAGAGAGTAAGGTTAAGTATGAGTGTAATTTTTTATAAGGGAATGAAATTGAATTTTTCAACATacatatattatatgtatatatatatgtatatatctatatatattcctaaataattttttttaaacaatGAAAGTgtcctttaatttaaattttcTCTTTACATGATATGTACTAACCAtttaaaaaacaaaaacaattttttttaaaaaaactggaAATTTCAACCGATTTCGGTCGCTTTTAGCTAAATTCTACcatttttggtcgaatttagtaaAAAACTATTAGTGCATTTTCTTTAACGGCAAATTTGTTATTttcattcattttgaaaaaaaGCGGGAAATTTTCCGCCCAAACCATttactaaattcgaccaaaaatggtctaatttattttttcaaaattcaagttattGGTGGGAAGTTTCCCCCCTTTTTTGGCAAATTACTAAATTCGACCGGAAAAAAAAGTCGGTTGAATTTAGctgctaaattcgaccgaataataaatcggttgaatttagctgctaaattcgaccgattaaAAACGGCTGCTCCTAAATTCGACCGTAAATGGTTGAATTTACCCGTGTCCCTTAAAATCGACCCAATAAGGTAGAATTTAGCTGCAGTCGTTTTTAGTTGGTCGAAAATACCCTGAATTTCTTGTAGTGAATGATGACAGATATAATATTGTTGGTAATTTGGTGAAAATTTAGGAGTTCTTCACGATGTCTTCTGGAAAGAGGAAAAGGGATGCTTCAACTTCAGAATATATTAACGGATATATACCGCAACAGGATGGATCTGGAGATGCTATATCAGATGATTCCAAGGTGAAATATATCTGTACCTATAAAATgtttccattgatttgataaaGTCTACTCCCATGAATTAAGTTTATTCGCTACTTCGATGTTTTCGTACTATAGCACATCATGATTGCCGAAAGTCAGGACTAGTTGTTTAAATATTGAAAGATGATATATGTTGACAATTTATATTTATAGAGAGTAATTACCATACTCTTTTTTATAGCCCCTCATTAAACTTTTGAGGTAATTTTTTTGAATTACACTTTAAGAGAACAGATAATACGTGGAAAGTATTTAATCGAAGACCCTTGTAGTTTTAGGTCACTTAACATTGTTAGTTACAACCTAGAAGTTATTGAGGCATCTTCCGATTTTAACGTTTTCAGTATCTGTTAAAATCCCTCTTATAAACACCAATAGATCAGTTAGCAGGTAAAACAAGATCACCTTTCACCTATGACTTATGGCTTAGGAGATGTAAAGTAATGTCGGCTGCATATTCTTCTGATGGGGATCTTCATTGCCCACATGTTAGGCATAATGAGCTTTAATCTTTACAAATAGAAATGTATTGCACTACAATAATTTTCAGAGCGTCCACATACATGATCTTCATTGTCCACATGTTAGGCTTAATGAGCTTTCATCCTATACAAGTACAAATGTATTACACTACAATAATTTTCAGTGTCCACATCCATGCCCGAATGTCCAAATGGGTACTGGAGGCAAAATGAAGAGTCGGGGATAAGAGAAGTTAAAGTCCAAATTTATTGTTAGGATTGCTGATGATGAAAACTTAAATATTGTTATTATAGAATGTTAAATTGAATATAGTATTGACGTCGTCATGTATAGGGATGAAATGCTCAGTAGTTAAATCATGCGAGCTAGTCAGCTAAGTGATATCAGGTGGCATCTTTTAATTAGGGTTACTAATACTATATTGATGGATTAGTACATATAGTCATCCATTAATATATCTTAGTCTAAGTGAGAGATATGTGTGTTTGGTAAAGTATGAGGTTTGAAATTTTAAGATTTAGAATAAAATAGAAAAAGCTGAAGATATAGACAATTTATCTCATCAAGCTGAGAATCTATGTTTCTGACAATTTGACTCTGATTAATTATGCATGGTTACTATGCTCAAATCAAATTTCTCTATATAGAGAACCCTTATAACTATTCATGTAGAAGCATTTTTTTTGCTGGCCGACAAACAAATActgaaatattatttttattacttcAAAATATACATTTTAATGAAAATTTAGTAGgtgatatcaaatcatttatctgCATCACCATGCCGTTGAATCGAGAAACTTGATTATATAAGATTTAGATGCATCTGTAGTCTATACATTGCTGTTTTTCTGATTACATGGCCATATCACACCGTTATTATATATGTATTAAATTCGTATGAATGAGTTTGGGAGATGCCCGTGTTTGGTTTGGCATAATGTTTTTATTAAAGTGCTGAGATCTGTTAATCTTATCTGGTTCCCATCAATTAACTAAATTTGTGATTTGCTTATCAGTTCGTCTAACAATTTCTAGgataaaagaagaaaattatatCATATAATAAATCCTTCAGTGCAGTGTCTCAGGTGCTATTTTGCACCTGGATTTTGAACCATTTTACTCAGTACGTGAAATAGGGATGTTATAGAAGTCGCCCCTGTCTCAATCTACAGAGTTCGTGTAaaagctcgagctcgagctcgaccTAATATTGGTTGGTGGTGGGGCACTAAAATCTGTTAGTATAATAAGTTAGAATTGCTTTGACGCGGCTTGTGTCCCAGTTGGAAAGGTAACTCTTTCAAACTGAACTCGATAAGAGAAGTCGGAACTCGACTCAGAAGACACAACCATGAACCTTTTCATATGTGTGACAGTTCCATGTCACCCGAAGTGATGATGACGAAGACTCCGACTACGAACCTTTGAACGAGAATGATGATGATCCGGATGATGTATATCAAGGAGAGGACCTAAATACTCAAGATTTAGTTCTGACTCAGTTTGACAAGGTAGTGTAATTTCGGACATGAAAAGCAACTTTACTTATCAAAGCTATGATGACCTAATCCCTTGACCTGGTTTTATAATTGTTTACAGGTAGACCATCCCCAAGGCAGGTGGAAGTGTACTTTGAAGAACGGCATCATTCACATTAATAAGAAAGACATCCTCCTTATCAAGTAACCAGTTACTCTAAAATCTCAAAGTGTTAGAGAATGGTTCTTTCCaagatcttatattattctaacactcccctcactcgaaagcccatttatgggtcgaagagtggatcaCGGCGCCCATCTTTGGGACATAAATTTGTCTTTCGTGTCCCTCATAAATTATGAGAAATGTTAGGGGTGGCAGGGATCGAACCTGAGTCTTCTGACAGtctgagctctgat carries:
- the LOC141690820 gene encoding transcription initiation factor IIA large subunit-like, which codes for MATSIATSDVYTQVIEDVINNVRNDFLNNDGPGHALREARMLQAGDGVITHGYDLNVPYEEYQIPTADLLFPPTPMQTPLPVSGETPLPAGTTPFAPSKNLSENGVVSDIKPGRPSQFMEFFTMSSGKRKRDASTSEYINGYIPQQDGSGDAISDDSKFHVTRSDDDEDSDYEPLNENDDDPDDVYQGEDLNTQDLVLTQFDKVDHPQGRWKCTLKNGIIHINKKDILLIK